Proteins encoded in a region of the Sphingomonas jaspsi DSM 18422 genome:
- a CDS encoding type II secretion system protein GspD gives MLLPIAAIAAPVHAQVEIPAVVEEVKLVTEDERQASFIVRFSPEEPQFAPINSNPSRPMLVMRSTLRAPRIVARNSYRGIVRSTQFDVSGRDLLMMFDTTAPARVTAEKVGNSSIKVSVEKVTDAEATGIRPIGSSSTEVVKTSDLPVLPMMNPGDSYELVPLKYADVSEVIGLLIEGTTIEPNNVFIRREPGFGSPGANNQNNYVAMNQPQNTKDDRPLGQAFPGTGLAIDRRLNAIWVSGSPDRIANIKQQIALIDIPVDSVILETQFVELSETGARNIGIDFNNASGQIASGTITTGDKLPFTIDNYKVRLPSGQLQAAIYAQVAKGEGRIVSRPRIAAQSGATAKIITGDAIPILTSIQLSGVNGVSQQVQYVNVGVTLQIAPRVSSDGFVTSKIYGVVSSVTGFIGDYPTISQREAETSASVRDGETFVIGGLTQENSLNTKSKIPLLGDIPVAGELFKVRKGNRSRTELYIVITPHIVRHRRFESDQDSAAAQTQNAAQQIDGQVN, from the coding sequence ATGCTCCTGCCGATCGCGGCAATAGCCGCGCCGGTTCACGCGCAAGTCGAAATTCCGGCCGTGGTCGAAGAGGTCAAGCTTGTCACCGAAGACGAGCGGCAGGCGTCGTTCATCGTCCGATTTTCGCCCGAAGAGCCGCAATTTGCACCGATCAATTCCAACCCCAGCCGGCCGATGCTGGTCATGCGTTCGACGCTTCGGGCGCCGCGCATCGTCGCGCGCAACAGCTATCGCGGCATCGTGAGGTCGACGCAGTTCGATGTCAGCGGTCGCGACCTGCTGATGATGTTCGATACCACCGCGCCGGCCCGTGTGACGGCTGAAAAGGTCGGCAACTCGTCGATCAAGGTCAGCGTGGAAAAAGTGACCGATGCCGAGGCAACCGGCATCCGCCCGATCGGGTCGTCGTCGACCGAGGTCGTCAAGACCAGCGACTTGCCGGTCCTGCCGATGATGAACCCGGGCGACAGCTATGAACTGGTGCCGCTTAAATATGCCGACGTTTCCGAAGTCATCGGCTTGCTGATCGAAGGCACGACCATCGAACCCAACAACGTCTTCATCCGTCGCGAGCCGGGATTCGGATCGCCTGGTGCGAACAACCAGAACAATTATGTGGCGATGAACCAGCCCCAGAACACCAAGGACGACCGTCCGCTGGGGCAAGCGTTCCCCGGTACCGGCCTTGCGATCGATCGCCGTCTCAACGCAATCTGGGTCAGCGGGTCGCCGGATCGCATCGCCAACATCAAGCAACAAATCGCGTTGATCGATATCCCGGTCGACAGTGTGATCCTGGAAACCCAATTCGTCGAACTCAGCGAAACCGGCGCACGCAACATCGGCATTGATTTCAACAATGCGTCCGGCCAGATCGCCAGCGGCACCATCACCACTGGCGACAAACTGCCGTTCACCATCGACAATTACAAAGTCCGACTGCCGTCAGGCCAGTTGCAGGCTGCGATTTACGCGCAAGTCGCCAAGGGCGAAGGTCGCATCGTGTCGCGGCCGCGCATCGCGGCACAAAGTGGGGCCACCGCCAAGATCATTACCGGCGACGCCATTCCGATCCTGACCTCGATCCAGCTGTCGGGTGTCAACGGCGTGTCGCAACAGGTGCAATATGTGAATGTCGGCGTGACGCTACAAATCGCGCCGCGGGTCAGCTCTGACGGGTTCGTCACATCGAAAATCTACGGCGTCGTCAGCTCGGTAACCGGCTTCATCGGCGACTATCCCACGATCAGTCAGCGTGAAGCCGAGACATCGGCCTCGGTGCGCGACGGCGAGACCTTTGTGATTGGCGGCCTCACCCAGGAGAATTCGCTGAATACCAAGTCGAAAATCCCGCTGCTTGGCGACATCCCCGTGGCCGGCGAATTGTTCAAGGTGCGCAAGGGCAACCGCAGCCGCACTGAACTTTACATTGTGATCACCCCGCACATCGTTCGTCATCGGCGCTTTGAATCGGACCAAGATTCGGCCGCCGCCCAGACACAAAATGCTGCGCAACAAATCGACGGGCAGGTTAATTAA
- a CDS encoding putative bifunctional diguanylate cyclase/phosphodiesterase yields the protein MTWGAALLVAACIAMLAATQLYFAYDVDKDARRQSEMIVDMAIGNHANTLQNELLPQTYWDDAVLNLDNRFDPNWARMMIGDYFVGARDYDLAAVFDRDDRLTMLRQKAVGPDATVRRQIVTSAKSSIATVRALERKRGPLPAVQPDGMSMKRISAWDLATINGSPFLLAAGLVQPDQRAHPLARRSAVALIGKKLDQTTIDALASEHHITDMRFLAPGAKVDPGMGVIALVARDGTQIGQLTWKPRDPGSALVHRAAPYLLIFSLLVAGAVIAMTMRTRRLTQSLMVSEARASHMAFHDVLTGLPNRARLESAYAEISARSLARGASFAMLCIDLDHFKAVNDSLGHLAGDSLIRVIAGRIRNACNSDEFVARFGGDEFVILKNATDARGAAALAERLIASIAEPVELEAGRVFVGASIGIVTSSWENISANECLRRADLALYDAKDAGRNCYRHFSPTMDRQVRRRQQMRTQLHDALRDGDIHLHYQPQVDVSGRIVGVEALSRWDIEGMGSIAPGDFVPIAEESGLIDSLGLFIFRQAFQDSQRWPHLTVAINVSAMQLRSGDFVDSLRELVKRFDVDPRQFELEITERLLMADDRHSLAILRQLRRMGFSIVLDDFGTGYSSLGYLQRFPIDKVKIDRSFVARIDVDRQAESVVLAIIQLAHALGLKVVAEGVETDAQRQSLRAAGCNDVQGYLTGRPMPAEAITNLVEEGVRPLSA from the coding sequence ATGACGTGGGGAGCGGCGCTGCTGGTCGCTGCCTGCATTGCCATGCTCGCAGCCACCCAGCTCTACTTCGCTTACGACGTCGACAAGGATGCCCGCCGCCAGTCGGAAATGATCGTCGACATGGCGATCGGCAATCATGCCAACACGCTGCAGAACGAACTGCTGCCGCAGACCTATTGGGATGACGCGGTCCTCAACCTCGACAATCGTTTCGATCCCAACTGGGCGAGGATGATGATCGGCGACTATTTCGTCGGCGCGCGCGACTATGACCTTGCGGCGGTGTTCGATCGGGACGACCGGTTGACGATGCTCCGTCAGAAGGCGGTCGGGCCCGACGCGACGGTTCGGCGGCAAATCGTCACCTCGGCGAAGTCGTCAATCGCGACCGTCCGAGCGCTGGAGCGCAAGCGTGGACCGCTTCCGGCCGTCCAACCCGACGGGATGAGCATGAAGCGCATTTCGGCCTGGGACTTGGCGACCATCAACGGTTCGCCTTTCCTGCTCGCCGCCGGGCTGGTCCAGCCCGACCAACGCGCACACCCGCTCGCCCGCAGGTCGGCAGTGGCGCTTATCGGCAAGAAGCTCGACCAGACGACAATCGACGCTTTGGCCAGCGAGCATCATATCACGGACATGCGGTTCCTGGCACCGGGCGCAAAGGTCGATCCGGGCATGGGCGTGATCGCACTGGTCGCGCGCGACGGAACGCAGATCGGGCAGCTGACATGGAAACCGCGCGATCCCGGCTCGGCGCTGGTCCATCGGGCGGCGCCTTATCTGTTGATCTTTTCGCTCCTGGTCGCCGGCGCGGTGATCGCGATGACTATGCGCACGCGCCGGCTGACCCAAAGCCTGATGGTGAGCGAAGCGCGGGCGTCCCACATGGCGTTCCACGACGTGCTGACCGGCTTGCCGAACCGAGCGCGGCTGGAAAGCGCCTATGCCGAAATCTCGGCGCGGTCGCTGGCCCGCGGCGCGAGCTTTGCGATGCTGTGCATCGACCTCGATCACTTCAAGGCAGTCAACGACAGTTTGGGGCACTTAGCTGGGGACTCGCTAATCAGGGTCATTGCAGGTCGGATTCGTAACGCCTGCAACAGCGACGAATTTGTCGCCCGCTTTGGCGGTGACGAATTCGTCATCCTGAAAAACGCGACCGACGCGCGGGGCGCGGCGGCACTCGCCGAACGGCTGATCGCGTCGATTGCGGAACCGGTCGAACTGGAGGCCGGCCGCGTCTTCGTCGGTGCATCGATCGGGATCGTTACCAGCAGCTGGGAAAATATCAGCGCCAACGAATGTCTCCGCCGTGCCGACCTCGCGCTCTATGATGCGAAGGACGCCGGGCGGAACTGCTATCGCCACTTCTCTCCGACGATGGACCGGCAGGTGCGGCGGCGGCAGCAGATGCGGACGCAGCTGCACGACGCCCTGCGCGACGGGGACATCCACCTGCACTACCAGCCGCAAGTGGACGTGTCGGGCCGGATCGTCGGGGTAGAGGCGCTCAGCCGCTGGGACATCGAGGGCATGGGATCGATCGCGCCCGGCGACTTCGTGCCGATCGCCGAGGAATCGGGACTGATCGACTCGCTGGGACTGTTCATCTTCCGCCAGGCGTTCCAGGACAGCCAGCGCTGGCCGCACCTCACCGTGGCGATCAACGTGTCGGCGATGCAATTGCGTTCGGGCGATTTCGTCGACAGCCTGCGCGAACTGGTGAAGCGATTCGACGTAGACCCTCGTCAGTTCGAGCTGGAGATCACCGAGCGCCTGCTGATGGCCGACGACCGCCATTCGCTGGCGATCCTCCGCCAGTTGCGGCGAATGGGCTTTTCGATCGTGCTCGACGACTTCGGCACCGGCTATTCCAGTCTCGGCTACCTGCAACGCTTCCCGATCGACAAGGTCAAGATCGACCGCAGCTTCGTAGCCCGCATCGATGTCGACCGGCAGGCCGAATCGGTGGTTCTGGCGATCATCCAGCTCGCCCATGCACTGGGCCTCAAGGTGGTTGCGGAAGGCGTCGAAACCGATGCCCAGCGCCAGTCGCTGCGCGCGGCGGGCTGCAACGATGTGCAAGGCTATCTCACGGGGCGCCCCATGCCCGCGGAAGCGATCACCAACCTGGTGGAAGAGGGCGTCCGACCGCTGTCCGCCTGA
- a CDS encoding PH domain-containing protein, whose protein sequence is MTVAVPSDLRPVEVAYKTSLRVRALLFWLPLLIGSFITDRLLLAETGWGGLAPSLVVLFAFAGAVYAPGRVYRRLGYALDDRLLRVVRGWMFHTDTVVPFVKVQHIDVTRGPIDKLFDLASLVVHTAGTHNSVVTLPGLSPETATSIRDAIRAEIRADAE, encoded by the coding sequence ATGACAGTTGCCGTGCCTAGCGACCTTCGCCCCGTCGAGGTGGCGTACAAGACGAGCCTGCGGGTCCGCGCTCTCCTTTTCTGGCTACCTCTGCTTATTGGCAGCTTCATTACAGATCGCCTGCTGTTGGCCGAGACCGGCTGGGGCGGACTTGCGCCTTCGCTGGTCGTGCTGTTCGCCTTCGCCGGCGCCGTCTATGCCCCGGGTCGCGTCTATCGCCGGTTGGGCTATGCGCTTGACGACCGACTGCTCCGTGTCGTTCGCGGCTGGATGTTCCACACCGACACCGTCGTGCCATTCGTCAAAGTGCAGCACATCGACGTAACGCGCGGGCCGATCGACAAATTGTTCGACCTCGCCAGCCTGGTCGTCCACACCGCAGGGACACATAATAGCGTCGTTACCCTGCCCGGCCTGTCGCCGGAGACGGCGACGTCGATCCGCGACGCCATTCGCGCCGAAATCCGCGCCGACGCCGAATGA
- a CDS encoding S8 family serine peptidase, with product MNLKYVALVAALPVVAAVSAPASAQVAGEKIPNSYICVFKKEAVSRGNARAEAVRSANAGQGQLKHVYSATIRGFAVNASAQGVENMKAHNANIAYCEQDQVVTVIPFAVSAKGKPGGGGTQPAQETPWGIARVNGGLPGTYKTAWIIDTGIDYSHPDLNVDQARSRSFLGGTTTPVDQNGHGTHVSGTIAALNNGIGVIGVAPGAPVVAVRVLDRRGSGSNSGVIAGVDYVGQVGQAGDVANMSLGGGVSQALDDAVVAASAGGVRFALAAGNETDNANNHSPARANGPNIYTVSAFAIGDNWASFSNYGNPPVDFAEPGVSIKSTWLSGGYNTISGTSMATPHLAGLLLLGAIRSGGNVNGDPDGNPDVVGVH from the coding sequence ATGAATCTGAAGTATGTTGCGCTGGTTGCAGCGCTGCCCGTTGTCGCGGCCGTTTCCGCTCCTGCCTCGGCGCAGGTCGCCGGCGAAAAAATTCCGAACAGCTACATCTGCGTCTTCAAGAAAGAAGCCGTTTCGCGCGGCAACGCCCGCGCCGAAGCGGTGCGCAGCGCCAATGCCGGCCAAGGCCAACTGAAGCATGTCTATTCGGCGACGATCCGCGGCTTTGCCGTCAATGCCTCGGCGCAGGGCGTCGAAAACATGAAGGCGCATAACGCCAACATCGCCTATTGCGAACAGGACCAGGTGGTCACGGTCATCCCCTTTGCCGTCAGCGCTAAGGGCAAGCCCGGCGGCGGCGGCACCCAGCCTGCACAGGAAACGCCGTGGGGCATCGCGCGCGTCAACGGCGGCCTTCCGGGCACCTATAAGACGGCGTGGATCATCGACACCGGCATCGATTACAGCCATCCCGACCTAAACGTCGACCAGGCCCGCAGCCGCAGCTTCCTTGGTGGCACCACCACACCCGTCGACCAGAACGGTCACGGCACCCACGTTTCGGGCACCATTGCCGCGCTCAACAACGGCATCGGCGTCATCGGCGTCGCCCCGGGCGCGCCGGTTGTCGCGGTCCGCGTGCTCGACCGTCGCGGCAGCGGTTCCAACTCGGGCGTGATCGCCGGCGTCGACTATGTCGGCCAGGTCGGCCAGGCCGGCGACGTTGCCAACATGAGCCTTGGCGGCGGTGTCAGCCAGGCGCTCGACGATGCGGTAGTCGCGGCGTCGGCCGGTGGCGTCCGCTTCGCGCTGGCCGCCGGCAACGAAACCGACAATGCCAACAATCACTCGCCGGCCCGCGCCAACGGTCCGAACATCTACACCGTGTCGGCGTTCGCGATCGGCGACAATTGGGCCAGCTTCTCGAACTACGGCAACCCGCCGGTCGATTTCGCGGAGCCGGGCGTGTCGATCAAGTCGACGTGGCTGTCGGGCGGTTACAACACCATCAGCGGCACCTCGATGGCGACCCCGCACCTTGCCGGCCTGCTGCTGCTCGGCGCGATCCGCAGCGGCGGCAACGTCAACGGCGATCCGGACGGCAACCCGGACGTCGTCGGCGTTCACTAA
- a CDS encoding PH domain-containing protein, translating into MAPLATIDEVASINASIGLPIGPDETSWRRVARAYVWAVAPIAVPAAIGALVGVTIGGPMALLLVPAGLAALVLRYAEWRHTRFALDGSTLFIERGWWRHRRLVLPVRRIQSIDIAENFWTRRLGYCALQLGIAGGNGLSVHAIPALTRVDAEALRGQLLTA; encoded by the coding sequence GTGGCCCCGCTCGCAACGATCGACGAAGTGGCATCCATCAACGCCTCCATCGGGCTGCCGATCGGGCCCGACGAAACTTCATGGCGGCGGGTCGCAAGAGCTTATGTTTGGGCTGTGGCGCCCATCGCGGTTCCCGCAGCAATAGGGGCGCTGGTAGGCGTGACGATCGGCGGGCCGATGGCGCTTCTCTTGGTCCCGGCGGGACTTGCCGCGCTTGTCCTGCGCTATGCCGAATGGCGACACACTCGCTTTGCACTCGACGGATCGACTTTGTTTATCGAACGCGGTTGGTGGCGGCATCGCCGCCTTGTCCTGCCCGTGCGCCGCATCCAGAGCATCGACATCGCCGAGAATTTCTGGACGCGCAGGCTGGGCTATTGCGCCCTTCAACTGGGTATTGCGGGCGGTAACGGCCTTTCCGTCCACGCGATTCCTGCGTTGACCCGCGTTGACGCAGAGGCGCTCAGGGGCCAACTGCTGACCGCATGA
- the recJ gene encoding single-stranded-DNA-specific exonuclease RecJ gives MSGEFVCGIERSVTGQPWRWRRAGGDELGLDLTDQLLLARGVDAADLARHRSPTIRDFLPDPSHFADMDKGAQRIADAIDRGETIAIFGDYDVDGATSAALLTLLLRRLGVEPMVYIPDRLMEGYGPSGAALVELKRRGADLAITVDCGAQAFDALDEAAAAGLDVIVCDHHQCATRLPVAHALINPNRLDESETGAAHGHVAAVGMAFLLGVALLRELRGRGAFVDRPEPRIIDLLDIVALGTVADVARLRTLNRAFVTQGLKVMSEGRNVGLVALAEAARLVKAPSSRDLGFALGPRINAGGRVGKSDLGVRLLTATDPAEAREIAAELDRLNEERRAIEMIVTEQASEAAERQADDPLILVSGKGWHPGVIGIVASRIKERYGRPAIVVAEDDDGTGKGSGRSISGVDLGAAVLAAKDSGLLLAGGGHAMAAGLTVAPGGIDALRAFLHDRMVGDVETARGNRSLLLDALLSPGGVSGELCDALEAAGPYGAGWPAPRVAAGPARLIRPSIVGNGHVRAIASGADGRSFKLIAFRAADTPLGQAILSASPDSRWWLAGSIKRDAWNGGNAAEMHLEDAAPA, from the coding sequence ATGAGCGGGGAATTTGTGTGTGGAATCGAACGTAGCGTCACCGGCCAGCCGTGGCGCTGGCGGCGCGCCGGCGGCGATGAGCTGGGACTTGACCTTACCGACCAGCTTCTGCTCGCCCGCGGGGTCGATGCCGCCGACCTGGCGCGCCATCGCAGCCCGACGATCCGCGATTTCCTGCCCGACCCGTCCCACTTCGCCGACATGGACAAGGGCGCCCAGCGCATCGCCGACGCGATCGATCGCGGCGAGACGATCGCCATCTTCGGCGACTATGACGTCGACGGCGCGACCTCGGCCGCGCTGCTAACCCTGCTGCTGCGGCGCCTCGGGGTCGAGCCGATGGTCTATATCCCCGACCGATTGATGGAAGGATACGGCCCGTCAGGTGCCGCGCTGGTCGAATTGAAACGACGCGGCGCGGACCTGGCCATCACCGTCGATTGCGGCGCACAGGCGTTCGACGCGCTCGACGAGGCGGCAGCGGCCGGACTGGACGTTATCGTCTGCGATCATCACCAATGCGCGACCCGGCTGCCTGTTGCGCATGCCCTCATCAACCCCAACCGCCTTGACGAAAGCGAGACCGGCGCTGCCCACGGCCATGTGGCAGCGGTCGGCATGGCATTTTTGCTAGGCGTGGCGCTCCTCCGTGAGCTTCGCGGCCGCGGGGCCTTCGTCGACAGGCCGGAACCCAGGATCATCGACCTGCTCGACATCGTCGCCTTGGGCACGGTCGCCGACGTGGCGCGCCTGCGGACGCTGAACCGCGCCTTCGTCACACAGGGCCTGAAGGTCATGTCGGAGGGCCGCAACGTCGGCCTCGTCGCGCTGGCGGAGGCGGCGCGGCTGGTCAAGGCGCCGAGCTCGCGCGACCTCGGCTTTGCGCTCGGCCCACGAATCAACGCCGGCGGGCGGGTCGGCAAGTCCGATCTCGGCGTCCGACTGCTGACCGCCACCGATCCCGCCGAAGCGCGCGAGATCGCGGCCGAACTCGACCGGCTGAACGAGGAACGGCGAGCGATCGAAATGATCGTGACCGAGCAGGCGAGCGAGGCTGCCGAACGGCAGGCCGACGACCCGCTGATCCTGGTCAGCGGCAAGGGCTGGCATCCCGGCGTCATCGGTATCGTCGCCAGCCGCATCAAGGAGCGCTACGGTCGTCCAGCCATTGTGGTCGCCGAAGACGACGACGGCACCGGCAAAGGCTCGGGTCGTTCGATCAGTGGGGTCGACCTCGGCGCCGCGGTATTGGCGGCCAAGGACAGCGGCCTGCTGCTGGCGGGCGGCGGCCACGCCATGGCGGCCGGCCTGACGGTCGCGCCGGGCGGCATCGATGCGCTGCGCGCCTTCCTTCACGACCGCATGGTCGGCGATGTCGAGACGGCGCGCGGCAACCGCTCGCTGCTCCTCGACGCCTTGCTCTCTCCTGGCGGCGTGAGCGGCGAACTGTGCGACGCCCTTGAGGCAGCAGGCCCCTATGGCGCGGGGTGGCCGGCCCCGCGGGTTGCCGCGGGACCCGCGCGCCTGATCCGCCCCAGCATCGTTGGCAACGGCCATGTCCGTGCCATCGCCAGCGGTGCGGACGGCCGCTCGTTCAAGTTGATCGCCTTCCGCGCCGCCGACACGCCGCTCGGTCAGGCGATCCTCTCGGCCAGCCCGGATTCACGCTGGTGGCTGGCAGGCAGCATCAAGCGCGACGCGTGGAACGGCGGCAATGCCGCAGAAATGCACCTGGAAGATGCCGCACCCGCTTGA
- the glpX gene encoding class II fructose-bisphosphatase → MVRASSTLDRVLVLEMVRVTEAAAIAAASLIGRGDEKAADAAAVEAMRAALNRLPMDGTVVIGEGERDEAPMLYIGEKVGSAQGDGPGIDIALDPLEGTTITAKGGPNALAVLAIAEKGGLLNAPDVYMDKIAIGGGYPEGTIDLAKSPTDNIKSLAAAKGVEPNQIIACVLDRPRHGAIIEELRALGCGIKLIPDGDVAGVIATADPDTGVDIYLGQGGAPEGVLAAAALRCVGGQIQGRLVFRNQDERDRARRWGIEDLDRIYKIDEMAKGDCIFAATGVTDGSLLKGVKHRKGGCIETESIVMRASSGTVRRVSAEHGKGLV, encoded by the coding sequence ATGGTTCGCGCCAGTTCGACCCTCGACCGCGTCCTCGTCCTCGAAATGGTCCGCGTGACCGAAGCCGCGGCCATCGCCGCCGCCAGCCTGATCGGCCGGGGTGACGAGAAGGCCGCCGATGCCGCCGCCGTAGAGGCGATGCGTGCCGCGCTCAATCGACTGCCGATGGACGGGACGGTGGTGATCGGCGAAGGCGAACGCGACGAAGCGCCGATGCTGTACATCGGTGAAAAGGTCGGCAGCGCGCAGGGCGATGGGCCCGGCATCGACATCGCGCTCGATCCGCTGGAAGGCACGACCATCACCGCCAAGGGCGGACCCAACGCGCTGGCCGTGCTCGCCATCGCCGAAAAGGGCGGCCTGCTGAATGCGCCTGACGTCTACATGGACAAGATCGCGATCGGCGGCGGCTACCCCGAAGGCACGATCGACCTCGCCAAATCGCCGACCGACAACATCAAGTCACTGGCCGCGGCAAAAGGCGTCGAGCCCAACCAGATCATCGCCTGCGTTCTCGACCGCCCGCGCCACGGCGCGATCATCGAGGAGCTGCGCGCCCTGGGATGCGGCATCAAGCTGATCCCGGACGGCGATGTCGCCGGCGTAATCGCAACCGCCGATCCCGACACCGGCGTCGACATCTATCTCGGCCAGGGCGGTGCGCCGGAAGGCGTCCTCGCCGCGGCCGCGCTGCGCTGCGTCGGCGGGCAGATCCAGGGACGCCTCGTCTTCCGCAACCAGGACGAGCGCGACCGCGCCAGGCGCTGGGGCATCGAAGACCTCGACCGCATCTACAAGATCGACGAAATGGCCAAGGGCGACTGCATCTTCGCCGCGACCGGAGTCACCGACGGGTCGCTGCTGAAGGGCGTCAAGCATCGCAAGGGCGGTTGCATCGAAACCGAAAGCATCGTCATGCGCGCGTCCAGCGGCACCGTCCGCCGGGTCAGCGCGGAGCACGGCAAGGGGCTCGTCTGA
- a CDS encoding PH domain-containing protein codes for MIDAAATPATLPPGERLHPLFLLTGLGKSIRGAWGLFAGGAVLVTRNQWWLAAVLLGGFMLLSVGSLVLKWLKLEFRVGRDEIRIDTGLLNRTSRVIPFDRVTDIDIEQGPAHRLFGLAKVRFETGASAAAKSDDGVLEAVSFHRAEAIREHVRARRGGASIEQADVDAARPPLFVMDKRRVALAGLFNFSLAIFAGLFGATQTLGNVVGFDPFKRSFWNRALSEAGPLNELVLAHQFISFAAGILTLTTIGIVTGLIRSTLSDHGFRLDRTDTGLRRRRGLLTLTDVSLP; via the coding sequence ATGATCGACGCCGCGGCGACTCCAGCCACGCTGCCGCCTGGGGAACGCCTGCACCCTTTGTTCCTGCTCACCGGCCTGGGAAAAAGTATTCGCGGCGCTTGGGGGCTGTTTGCGGGCGGCGCCGTCTTGGTGACCAGGAACCAGTGGTGGCTTGCGGCCGTGTTGCTCGGCGGGTTCATGCTGCTGTCGGTGGGGTCGCTCGTCCTGAAGTGGCTCAAGCTCGAATTTCGGGTCGGACGCGATGAGATCCGCATCGACACGGGGCTCCTCAATCGCACCAGTCGCGTGATCCCGTTCGACCGAGTCACCGACATCGATATCGAGCAGGGGCCCGCCCACCGGTTGTTCGGCCTGGCGAAGGTTCGCTTCGAAACCGGTGCTTCGGCGGCCGCAAAATCCGACGACGGGGTGTTGGAAGCAGTCTCCTTCCATCGCGCAGAGGCGATCCGCGAACATGTTCGCGCCCGTCGGGGCGGAGCATCAATCGAACAAGCGGACGTGGACGCTGCGCGGCCACCTTTATTTGTGATGGACAAGCGCCGTGTCGCGCTTGCCGGGCTGTTCAATTTTTCGCTGGCCATTTTTGCGGGCCTGTTCGGGGCCACGCAGACGCTCGGCAATGTCGTCGGCTTCGATCCGTTCAAACGCAGTTTTTGGAACCGGGCGTTAAGTGAGGCGGGCCCGTTGAACGAACTCGTGCTCGCTCATCAGTTCATCAGCTTTGCCGCCGGGATCCTGACGCTGACGACGATCGGCATCGTAACGGGGCTAATTCGCAGCACCTTGAGCGACCACGGCTTCCGGCTTGATCGGACCGACACCGGCCTGCGCCGGCGCCGCGGGCTTTTGACGCTCACCGACGTGTCCCTTCCGTAA
- a CDS encoding DUF2721 domain-containing protein, producing the protein MQSPLHTPDLTQLAQIIQLAVAPVFLFAGLGAFLNVCAGRLARIVDRARALEPRIFASRGEEHDRLVSEVRMLDRRIKVVNQAIFCTVLAALLVSAVVILLFTAFLTGYRFGTAIALLFIAAMLFTGLSFAIFLQETRLGTRSVRVRNYILEHQADAD; encoded by the coding sequence GATCATCCAACTGGCGGTCGCGCCGGTGTTCCTGTTCGCGGGGCTCGGCGCATTCCTCAACGTGTGCGCCGGACGGCTGGCGCGTATCGTCGACCGCGCCCGCGCGCTTGAACCGCGCATCTTCGCGTCGCGCGGCGAAGAACATGACCGGCTGGTTTCCGAAGTCCGGATGCTCGACCGCCGCATCAAGGTGGTCAACCAGGCGATCTTCTGCACCGTTCTGGCCGCGCTGCTGGTTTCGGCCGTGGTGATCCTGTTGTTCACCGCCTTCCTGACCGGCTACCGCTTCGGCACCGCCATCGCGCTGCTCTTCATCGCGGCGATGCTTTTTACCGGACTCAGCTTTGCCATCTTCCTTCAGGAAACGCGGCTTGGCACCCGGTCGGTCAGGGTCCGCAACTACATCCTCGAGCACCAGGCCGACGCGGACTAG